The proteins below are encoded in one region of Danio rerio strain Tuebingen ecotype United States chromosome 12, GRCz12tu, whole genome shotgun sequence:
- the ptges3l gene encoding putative protein PTGES3L, whose translation MPKIVRPENCQPAKTLWYDRKKYVTINFVVQNPKDVQVDVQDKKIILSCKDVDDNNIYNEIEFYDRVLKADSREKVHDRTINVLIRKVKENVAWPRLQKDTAKPAWLLVDFDNWRDWEHEEEEGMAEYEQYVDMLNDVKNKGEPPAMDDLDDLSD comes from the exons ATGCCGAAGATTGTGAGGCCAGAAAACTG ccaACCAGCCAAAACACTGTGGTATGACCGGAAAAAGTATGTCACTATCAACTTTGTGGTTCAAAACCCAAAAGATGTTCAGGTAGATGTTCAGGACAAAAAGATTATTTTAAG CTGCAAAGATGTTGACGACAACAATATCTACAATGAGATTGAATTTTATGACCGTGTATTAAAAGCT GATTCAAGGGAGAAAGTCCACGACAGAACAATTAATGTGTTAATAAGGAAAGTAAAGGAAAATGTGGCATGGCCTCGACTCCAGAAAGATACAGCAaag CCGGCGTGGTTGTTAGTAGACTTTGATAACTGGAGGGATTGGGAACATGAAGAGGAAGAAGGCATGGCAGAATATGAGCAATATGTGGAT ATGCTTAATGACGTGAAGAATAAAGGAGAGCCACCTGCCATGGATGACCTGGATGATCTG AGTGACTGA